Genomic DNA from Desulfonema ishimotonii:
TCCGGACTCATGGAGTGCGGGGTTTCCCCGCATCGTGCAAGGAAACCTTGCACTCCCGGCCCGCAATTTCAAAGTTGACAAGACACTACTCCACCCAGTCAAAGGTTCGCTCCACGGCCTTTTTCCACTCCTGATACAGCTTTTCGCGCTTTTCAGCCGCCATGGCCGGCTGCCATGTTTTGTCCATTGACCAGTTCTTCCGCAACTCGTCCGTTCCTGCCCAGAACCCCACGGCCAGACCAGCGACATACGCCGCGCCCAGAGCAGTGGTCTCTGTCACGCAGGGCCGGATCACGGGCACGTCGAGGATGTCGGCCTGAAACTGCATGAGCAGCTCGTTGACCACCATGCCGCCGTCCGCCCTGAGACAGCTCAGCGTCACGCCGGAATCCTTTTTCATGGCCTCGGCAATATCACGGGTCTGGTAGGCGTTGGCCTCCAGCACGGCCCGGGCGATGTGTCCTTTGTTGACGTACCGGGTCAGCCCCACGATGGCCCGCGGGCATCCGCCCGCCAGTAGGGGGCGAAGAGGCCGGAAAAGGCCGGGACAAAATAGGCCCCGCCGTTGTCCTCCACGCTCTTTGCCAGGGGTTCGATCTCCGCGGCATCGGAAATCAGCCCCAGGTTATCCCGGAGCCACTGCACCAGCGCTCCGGCAATGGCGATGGAGCCTTCCAGGCAGTACACCGGGCGCGCCTTTCCGAACTGATAGGCCACGGTGGTGATCAGCCCGTGACGGGAGGGGACCGGCGTATGGCCGGTGTTGAGCAGCAGAAAACAGCCGGTCCCGTATGTGTTTTTGGCCTCTCCGGTCTCAAAGCAGGCCTGCCCCACCAGTGCGGCCTGCTGGTCCCCGACTGCGCCGCAGACCGGGATTTTTGCCCCCAGCGGCCCGTCCTCAGGAGTCATGCCCCAGATATCCGGGTCGCTGGAGGGCACGATGCGGGGGAGCATCCGGGGGGGATGCCGAGAATATCGAGAATCTCTTCGTCCCACTGCATGGCGGTGAGATCCATCATCAGGGTCCGGCTGGCGTTGGTCACGTCCGTGACATGGGCACCGCCGTCCGGTCCGCCTGTCAGCCACCAGATGAGGAAGGTTTCCATTGTGCCGAACAGGGCATCGCCCTGCTCGGCAGCCTTGCGGGCTTCGGGCACATGGTCCAGAATCCATCTGAGCTTGGGGCCGGAGAAATAGGTGGCAACCGGCAGACCGGTTCTGTCACGGAAACGGTTCTGGCCCTTTTCACGGGTCAGCTCCCGGCAGATATCATGGGTGCGGGTACACTGCCAGACCACGGCGTTATGCCAGGCCCTGCCCGTGTGTCTGTCCCAGACCACCGTCGTCTCCCGCTGGTTGGTGATGCCGATGGCCGCGATATCCGCGCCGGAAATCCCCCCCTTTTCCAAAGCCCCCCGGATGACGGACCGGGTGTTCTGCCAGATTTCGGCAGGATTGTGTTCCACCCATCCGGGCCGGGGGAAAATCTGTTCGTGTTCCTTCTGATCCACGCTGACAATCTGTCCGCCGTGATCGAAAATCATAAACCGCGTGCTGGTGGTGCCGTGATCCACCGCGCCGATGTATTCTGCCATGAGAACTCTCCTTTCTGTGATGCGCCCCATGCGTCCGGGGTAAGGGATTACGTCGCAAATAACCTGTACGCCGCCGGCTTGTGCGCCCGGCATCTTTGGCGGGGATGTGCCCTGCCGCCAGAATAGCACGGGGGGGATTCACGAAATTCGCTGACGCCGCAAAAGGTCCGGGTAGAACGGATATATTGCAAATCGCAGGCGGTGTCAAAGATCATATTCCGGCAATCCGGGGACAGAGGATGCGGTCCGGCCTCATCCAGAAGCTGTTTTTAAATATTCCGCTCTGCTTCGGAGGGTGTCCGAACCGGGCTGTCCTCCGGGCTGCAAGCCTCCGAATCGGCGATTCAAAGCACTGAAGCGGATCACCGGCAGCAGGCTCCGGACCGGTTCGGCTTTCAGCCGGGGGAGTTATTCCCCGGCGGTCGGACTCCGGGGCTTTCATCCGCATCTCCGAGAGATTTTAAAAACAGCTTCTTATACCGATTTATAGTTGGAATATCTCATTAAAACAGACTCCAACGCTTTTTTTAAAAGGCTTAGACATCTCTTTTTAATGATAACTTTCAACATGGAATCGGTATTATATCTGTAACGGAAAAGGGGGAAAAACATATGGGGAAAAATTCGCGACCCGCCGCTACGCCGTGAAGAGGCGGGCCGATGTGCGGTCAAATCACGTTTGGGGGCGTTCAGACGATGACAGCGTGCGGGAAAATCCCGCACGCCGCAATTTCGGAACGTGTGGCGGATCAGGCCGCGTTCGGGATCTGGTCGCGAACAGGAAGCGCTTTGACAGCCGCCGAGGTGACGGTGGTCCCGGAGGTTGCGTCCGGGAGCTGATCGGAGTCAAGAAACTCTCTGATGGTATTTTCGATAAAGGTGGTGATACCGGGGTCCGGCAGCAGGGCCCTGTCGGCATAGGTGTAATCCATCCCCTCCAGAACCCTCGGAATCTTGACATTGATGAAATACCCCTGACTCAGCATCACAGGGGATACCAGGACCCGGCCTTCGGACTGAGCCTGGGCCACGACATCCGCAACCGCCGGGCTGCCCATTGCCACAAATCCGTACCGGACATCCCCGAACCCCATCATCGTTTTGACCTGAAGGGCGAGAGACGCGAAATTTTCCTGCCATGCGGCCTCGCTGTGGCTCGAATCCGACCCGTGCCCTACCAGGACAGCGATCTCTTCAGCCGGATTCAGACTGATTTCACGGAGATGATCGCAGATGATCCGGGCCATCACCGGATCATCGTCCAGGGCATGGGTCAGATATATTTCCGCATCGCTTGTGACCGGTATCAGATCCTCTTCCGCCTCACCACCATGCCCGCCGTGTCCGCCGGATTCCGGGAGCGTGTCCCTGAGTCCGAGAACGTATCGGATCTCTTCAATGTGGTTGGAAGAACCGGAGATGAACAGGGGAACGGCAATAATTTCCCGGACATTCTGGTCTTCAAGCGTTCGGACTGCGGCGGCAATGTCCTGTTCCTGAAATTCCAGAAAACCGAGAGCGACCGGATAGGGCAGGCAGACATTCCGGACGGCATCGTCCACGGCCTGATTCCACCCGGCTTCATCGGAACCGTGGGCAATGACCAGCACGCCTCTGGAGGCCAGGGTCTGCTCCAGGCCCTCTTCGGAAAGATTGACCGTTTTCACCCGGAACATGTCGTTCAGGGGAATAGCGGCCAGACCTTGCATGGCGGCCTCCTTGACAGGTTTGAAGGCGGCCTTCTCCGCATCGCCGCCTTTTTTGGCAGCGGCGCGCTTTTCAAAAAAATCTTCCGGGAAAAGTCCGGCCTCCCCCGATACCTTCCATCCCGTTTCTTCGTTTTCAGGGATGAAGTAGAAAACCGCGTCTTCGATGCACAGGTCGGCATGGGCCGTGGCATTGAACAGTATCCGCACGTCCGATTCGGCCCACCCCAGGGCTTCGACGAACAGCTCTTCCGCGCCGTCGGTGTTCCACAGGGTGACAATCCGCATCTTTGCCACGGGAATGCCATCGGGGTAGCGGGTCGCAAAGTCCGGGCTGGCCTCAAGAGCCTGGGCTGCCCGGAAACACAGCCGCTGGCAAAAACAGGGTTTGAGGCTGCCGTCCGCGAGGAGATCGGCAAGATTGGTCTTGCCCTCCTCATAAGTATAGGTTGTCGCCCCGCTGTCCGGGTCCGCGATCGCCAGTTCATTGGTCTTAACCGAAACCAGATCAGTGTCCGTATCGCTGTCCGATCCGCTGCCACACGCGAAAAGGAGTAAACCAACCATCATCAGAACCAGCACCGTCGCAATTCTTCTTCTCACAATCACTTCTCCTTTTTTGATCATCATATTTTTTTTGTTATTCCGAAAATCGTCGGCAAAAAAATAGACTCTGACGCCGACAACATTCGGTTCGTCTCCGCTGAACAAAACCTTATTCGTCCCGGCTCCCCGACTGAAAGATTGATTGATTCGCCGTAATGCGCTCGGCGATTTTCAATTCAAGCGCTCTGGTACGGGCCAATGCCTGGGAAAGCTTTGCTTCGGCCTCCGCCAGCCGCCGCGCATTATCGTCAAACGGCCGGCTGTGACGGAACATGCCCATGCCGTCCCTTTGTGTTCCGAATTTTCGGCCCGTCTCTCTGCTATACCGAATTTTTCCCATCTGGTTCAAAAGCCCCTCCTTTGGTAGTATCCGCAAATCTTTTCCGAACGGGCAAAGGCGCTTCCTGCCCGGCCTCATTTTTTTTATGAGCAAAAAATATTTTTTATGGTACAAATTTTTTTGTTTTGACGAAACTAATATAAAACCAAGATTAATCTGTCAATATTTTTTTAAAAGCACAAAAAAATTAGGGGTCCAAAAAAATTATCGGATCGGCTAAAAAACAGAGAAAAAAGATGAATCCGTCTGCGACATTCTCCAAGGGCGTCATCAGGATTATCCGATGAGGTGCTAAAAAAAACCAGGTGAATATGAATAATATCTCAATCTGTATTGTTCATAAATTCGGCAAAATTTAATATAAACAAATAATTAGACAAAACTGAGTTTTGAAACTATAGTCATCCAATTTAGGTTTTTCCCGGCGCATCTGTTGCAGGGCGCTTATGCACAGAATTTTATTCGGGGTAAAGCTCTCTCAGCCGAATTTTAATCAGATGATCTGGCCTGAAATGTCCGGGCAATAATAATGCCCGGAAAAACCAAAGTTGGAGTACTATATTTTTAACTATTCTTTTATTTCGTGTATTTCGCTTTTTGATAAATGCGGTTTATTATTTAATAATACTTTGATTTAACATAATTTTTTTCAAGTCTCTGCAAATTCGGCAAAAAGGAGGCGTTCCGGTGTGGTCTGAAACAGATACTCAGCAGGCAGTTTTTTGCAGATGACGGGCAGGATATTATTCTTTTTCCCGTTTCAGAGCAAAAGATATATGAGCCCTGTTTTTTTAGCTAATACCATAAACTTCTGATAAAGAAAGAAATTAAAATCATCTGAATCTAATTTGGTAAAGAGCGGAATGTAAGTTATTTATCAATCAGATAAGTTTTTTCTGCCGAAGTTTATGGATAATGCAGGCTGAGGAAAATGATGCTATATTTTTCAGGCATATGAAAAAAATATCCCGGTACAAGCGTACCGACAGACTTGACCGGGCGGGCATACCGGTGTAAACTCCCTGATATTAATATCCGTTTCCTTTCATAATCGGAACACTGTCTCTGTTCCGGTGGCAGCATTAAATGTCACAGACGCCGTCTGGCCTGAACCTCACCGTATTCTGTCGGCGGACAAAGGCGGGGCTTCTGCGTGACGTGTTTCCCTGAAGCCGGACGCCGCAAAGTGAAAGCTGGCGACGTTGCGCACCTGTTTTACCCTCGTGCCTTTCAGCGCGACCGCAGTATCACAAAAAAATCTGAGCCTGTCCCGCGCCATCGGGGACTGAAACCATATCCTGACACAGCAGATGTGCTGATGTATTTTCAATATATTCCATGTCCTTGAGATCAAAAATTTCAGGTATCCTGCTGGCCGTCACCATCCTGTATGGGGGGGGCGTCTACGGCATTCAGCGGCTGATCATTTTTCCCAGCTACGTTGACCTTGAGCGAAACGAAGCCCGGAAAGATATGATCCGCTGCATGGAAGCACTTCGCCGGGAAATCCGCCACCTTGATATGTTCGTCCATGACTGGGCCGCATGGGATGATACGTACCGGTTTGTCCGGGACCGGAACGCCGATTACATCCGCTCCAACCTCATTTCACACACCTTTAGTGATAACCGGCTCAACCTCATCCATATCTGTAACGAAAAAGGGGAAACCCTGTGGGGAGAAATTCACGACCCGGCATCCGGCCGGACGTCAGCCCCCGGCCTGTCCGAAAACCGAATCCTGTTCCGGCATGAAACCCCTGAAAGTTCGGTAGCGGGCATCCTGGTTACACAACATGCCCCCATGTTAATCGTCTCCCGCCCGATTATTACCAGCGATCACGAAGGGCCGGTCAGAGGCTGTCTTATCATGGGACGATTCCTGAACACCGGATATGTCAGAATGCTCACGGAACAGACCCGTGTCTCCCACAGAATCTGGCCTGTCACCCCGGGAAACCGTCTGCCGGAACCTGCCCGGTCGGTTCTCAGCCGCATCACCCCGGAGCATCCGATCCGGTTTACCGCGTCCGGCAGTGAAACCCTGCACGTTTATACAACCTTCCCGGATATTTACGGCCACCCGGGGCTCCTGGTGCGGGCGGATATCCCCAGGGGAATTTATGCCAGGGGTCTTGCCACCATGCGCTTCGCCCTGTTTTCCACCTGTGCCGCCAGCCTGCTCATCCTGCTCATCCTGACTTTTCTGCTTCGGACCATCATCACCTCGCCACTCTCAAAGCTGACAAAGCGGGTCATCACCACAGGCAGCGCCGGTGAGATGCTGCTGCCGCTGTTTCCGGAAAGAACGGATGAAATCGGTATACTCTGCCGGGAGTTCAGCCGCATGGTCTGGCAACTGAACCGGGTGTACGACAGCCTGAAGGAAACCAATTCACAGTTGATCCATGAGGCAGAAGAGCGGGAGCGGTCTGAGAAAAAATTGCTGGTTCATCAGGCCCGGCTGCAGGAACTCTCCGCCGAACTGGTGCTGGCGGAAGAACGGGAACGGCGGCGAATCGCCACAGAACTCCACGACCGGATCGGGCAGACCCTTGCCCTGTCCAAAATCAAACTCTTCATGCTGATGGAATCCCAGCCCGAATGCTGTCTCCGGGAAAAGCTGGAGGAAATCCGGCGGATGATTGAACAGATCATGCAGGACAGCCGTTCCCTTACCTTTGAACTCAGTCCGCCCGTCCTGTACGACCTGGGACTGGAGGCGGCCATTGAGTGGCTGGCCGAACAGATTGAATCCCGGCATGGCCTCTGTATCAGCATCTGCAATGACAGCCACCAGAGGCTGCCGGAGGAAAGCCTCCGGGTCATCACCTTCCGGGCTGTGCGCGAACTGCTGATCAATGTGGTCAAGCACGCCCATGCCCGTCATGCGGAAATATATTTCGGAAACCAAAATGGCTATATGCGTATAGAGATCCGGGATGACGGGATCGGTTTTAATCTGCCGGACGCCGGATTCAATGGCGGTTCAGATACGGGTTTCGGACTTTTCAGCATCCGGGAGCGACTGAAAAGCCTCGGGGGTCATTTTGAAATCCGGTCTGATCCCGGAACCGGCACCTGCGTCACCCTGCTGACCCCGCTCCGACCGGATTCCGCATCCGGGGAAAGGAAGTGAGTATGCCCATAGAAGTTCTGCTGGCTGACGATCACAGCATCATGCGGGCAGGCCTCCGGGCGTTGCTGGAGTCCCGCATCGACATGACGGTTACCGGTGAGGCGCAAAACGGAAGAGAGGCCCTGAACCTGGCCTGCGAGATCAGGCCGGATGTGGTGATCATGGACGTTTCCATGCCCGGCCTGAACGGAGTCGACGCCACAAAACTGATTATCGAAGCCCTGGATACGGTCAGGGTGATCGCCTTGTCCATGCACGCCGACAGACGGTTTGTTGAGGGAATGCTCATGGCCGGCGTCTCCGGATATCTGCTCAAGGACTGTGTGCCGGAAGAACTGGTAACAGCCATCCGAACCGTCGCAAGGGGGCACATTTATCTCAGCCCGACAATCGCCGATACCGTGGTCAGAAATTACCTGGGCCATCTCTCCCTTCAGACAAAATCCCCGCAGCCTGTCCTCACATGCCGGGAACGAGAGGTGGTCCAGCTGATCGCCGAAGGGCGGGGGACAAAACAGATTGCGGCCACGCTTCACATCAGCCCCAAAACCGTGGAAACCCATCGCCGGAGAGTCATGGAAAAGCTGGAACTCAGCAGCATTGCCGATCTGATAAAATTTGCGATCCGGGAGGGCATTACGTCGCTGTAGCCAACCGGTTTTCAGGAATTGCGAATTATCAATTCAGCTTCTGCGAAGATAAAATTCAGAATTTTCCCGATTCCCCGGAAGTCCCCTGTCATATAATCTGCAAATAAGTTTTTTCTCTTCAAAAATACGTTCAATGCAAAAGCCAAACCTGTTGTGAAACAGGGACGGAAAGCCACGGGTTTCAAAGGAAACAGCCGGGTTGCCATTCTGATAAGGCGGCCCGGCTGTTTATTTTCGGCCTGCCCCGGTCCCGGAAAAAGCATCGGGGATTTCATGTTTTCCCCTTGATATATCATTTTAACACATTGAAAAAAATAACAAAATAATGCGTCGCATAACGACGACAACCGGTCTTCATGGCGAAACGGTGATTTTCAGTACCGGGCCCCGCCATGCCGGTTGCAGCAATCTTCACAATTGTTCCGCCTTTTCCCGAGAAACGGATTTTGAAAATATTCCGGCACGCATTCCGGTCTGCGGTCTCAGTAACTGCCGGATTCTGCCGGATACATTACAAAATTATCACCCATACAAATCAGAAGGCGGTCATCCGATTTCATAACACCTGAAAAAAATGAAAGGGGGAGCAATGAGACGTGGTATAATTGTTTTTCTGTTATCTGGCCTCTTCATCTGCCTGACTGGCCCTGGTCATGCGTGGACACCGGTGCCGGTTGCGGATGATCCGCTTGTGCGAATGCCGGGAACCCAGCCGGGCCAAACGGCCCTGGAGGCACCGGGACGCTGCCTGAACTGTCACGCGGGGTATAATACGGCGGTGGAACCGGGTTACAACTGGACGGGGTCTATGATGGCCCAGGCATCCCGTGATTTTCTCTACTGGTCGTGTCTGACCGTCGCGGCCCAGGATTCCGTATGGGCGATCGGCACACCGAACGCGGCAGATATCTGCGAGCGCTGCCACTTCCCGAAAGGATGGCTGGAGGGACGCTCGGACCCGCCCAATGCCTCGGCCATGACCGGCGCTGATTTCGACGGCGTGCAGTGTGATTTCTGTCACAGCATGTACGACCCGTTTTTCGAGACGACTTACGCCGGAACCCGTGAGGGGAGCGACTGGCTGAATTACTGGGACGAGACAAATGCCAGCAGCACACCGTCCCAGACAGCGGCAGATGCCACGTATACCGAGGATATGGCCCTGGCAGAAACGATTTCGCTGTTTAACGGCATCGCTTTTTTTGTGAACAGCTTACCGCCTGCAAACTATACTGAAAACGGGTCCGGTCAGTATTTTGCCAGCCCGAACGG
This window encodes:
- a CDS encoding FGGY family carbohydrate kinase, whose protein sequence is MAEYIGAVDHGTTSTRFMIFDHGGQIVSVDQKEHEQIFPRPGWVEHNPAEIWQNTRSVIRGALEKGGISGADIAAIGITNQRETTVVWDRHTGRAWHNAVVWQCTRTHDICRELTREKGQNRFRDRTGLPVATYFSGPKLRWILDHVPEARKAAEQGDALFGTMETFLIWWLTGGPDGGAHVTDVTNASRTLMMDLTAMQWDEEILDILGIPPGCSPASCPPATRISGA
- a CDS encoding sirohydrochlorin chelatase, whose protein sequence is MRRRIATVLVLMMVGLLLFACGSGSDSDTDTDLVSVKTNELAIADPDSGATTYTYEEGKTNLADLLADGSLKPCFCQRLCFRAAQALEASPDFATRYPDGIPVAKMRIVTLWNTDGAEELFVEALGWAESDVRILFNATAHADLCIEDAVFYFIPENEETGWKVSGEAGLFPEDFFEKRAAAKKGGDAEKAAFKPVKEAAMQGLAAIPLNDMFRVKTVNLSEEGLEQTLASRGVLVIAHGSDEAGWNQAVDDAVRNVCLPYPVALGFLEFQEQDIAAAVRTLEDQNVREIIAVPLFISGSSNHIEEIRYVLGLRDTLPESGGHGGHGGEAEEDLIPVTSDAEIYLTHALDDDPVMARIICDHLREISLNPAEEIAVLVGHGSDSSHSEAAWQENFASLALQVKTMMGFGDVRYGFVAMGSPAVADVVAQAQSEGRVLVSPVMLSQGYFINVKIPRVLEGMDYTYADRALLPDPGITTFIENTIREFLDSDQLPDATSGTTVTSAAVKALPVRDQIPNAA
- a CDS encoding CHASE4 domain-containing protein translates to MSLRSKISGILLAVTILYGGGVYGIQRLIIFPSYVDLERNEARKDMIRCMEALRREIRHLDMFVHDWAAWDDTYRFVRDRNADYIRSNLISHTFSDNRLNLIHICNEKGETLWGEIHDPASGRTSAPGLSENRILFRHETPESSVAGILVTQHAPMLIVSRPIITSDHEGPVRGCLIMGRFLNTGYVRMLTEQTRVSHRIWPVTPGNRLPEPARSVLSRITPEHPIRFTASGSETLHVYTTFPDIYGHPGLLVRADIPRGIYARGLATMRFALFSTCAASLLILLILTFLLRTIITSPLSKLTKRVITTGSAGEMLLPLFPERTDEIGILCREFSRMVWQLNRVYDSLKETNSQLIHEAEERERSEKKLLVHQARLQELSAELVLAEERERRRIATELHDRIGQTLALSKIKLFMLMESQPECCLREKLEEIRRMIEQIMQDSRSLTFELSPPVLYDLGLEAAIEWLAEQIESRHGLCISICNDSHQRLPEESLRVITFRAVRELLINVVKHAHARHAEIYFGNQNGYMRIEIRDDGIGFNLPDAGFNGGSDTGFGLFSIRERLKSLGGHFEIRSDPGTGTCVTLLTPLRPDSASGERK
- a CDS encoding response regulator, producing MPIEVLLADDHSIMRAGLRALLESRIDMTVTGEAQNGREALNLACEIRPDVVIMDVSMPGLNGVDATKLIIEALDTVRVIALSMHADRRFVEGMLMAGVSGYLLKDCVPEELVTAIRTVARGHIYLSPTIADTVVRNYLGHLSLQTKSPQPVLTCREREVVQLIAEGRGTKQIAATLHISPKTVETHRRRVMEKLELSSIADLIKFAIREGITSL